From the Senegalimassilia faecalis genome, one window contains:
- a CDS encoding heavy metal translocating P-type ATPase yields the protein MKYQIANELPGRLRVTLAGHVPPADLDALYRVIGQCPDVVKSTVYPRIGSVALTYRATPGARSRVLSHLSGIDAAAIAKAKQGCGLELAPRTHSLLMDLAELVGSFLLRRWFLPKPLATAWAVWSYRKFLFEGLKSLANGRLDVPVLDAAAIGISFLKRDPRTAGTTMLLLNVGETLEEYTRSRSEGALINALLDLPESAQLVEGDTEVQVPANTLKPGQLIAVRTGMPVCVDGVVVRGCAMVNQAALTGEPLAVERTVGDDVFAGTAVEDGEIIVEVKANEGDTKLRSIVNLVEQTETYKSETQSRMEHLADRIVPWNFLLAGIVALTTRSLVKTSAALMVDYSCALKLTGSIAVLSAMSQSAQSGFTVKGSQHLERMAQADTIVFDKTGTLTEATPEVARVLTLDGWDADEVLRFAACLEEHFPHPVARAVVRAAAEKNLEHRERHAEVEYIVAHGIASSLDGKRVVIGSEHFVVEDEQVEISEAHKALIAEQTEGLSPLYLAVDGKLMGVIGVQDPLKAGVPEAVAELRRLGFTRVVMLTGDNERTAARIAEQAGVTEFRANLLPEDKYAFIENLKAQGANVVMVGDGVNDAPALALADVGIAMGQGTAVAKEVADITLTGGNLGAIVSLRRMSEGLMERLGGSFKAVMLINSGLLAAGIAGVITPQMSSLLHNASTVTLSMRNSKRYDV from the coding sequence ATGAAATATCAAATTGCAAACGAGCTTCCGGGCCGTTTGCGCGTGACGCTGGCGGGCCATGTCCCGCCAGCGGACCTTGACGCGCTGTATCGCGTGATCGGCCAGTGCCCGGACGTCGTGAAATCAACGGTGTATCCGCGCATCGGCTCGGTGGCGCTGACGTATCGCGCCACGCCCGGGGCTCGCTCTCGCGTGCTTTCGCACTTATCCGGCATCGACGCGGCGGCTATCGCGAAGGCCAAGCAGGGTTGCGGGCTGGAGCTTGCCCCGCGCACCCATTCGCTGCTTATGGACTTGGCCGAGCTGGTGGGGTCGTTCCTGCTGCGCCGCTGGTTCCTTCCGAAGCCCCTTGCCACCGCTTGGGCCGTATGGAGCTACCGCAAATTCCTGTTCGAGGGTCTAAAGTCGCTGGCCAACGGGCGCCTGGACGTGCCGGTGCTTGACGCGGCGGCCATCGGCATCTCGTTCTTGAAGCGCGATCCGCGCACGGCCGGCACCACCATGTTGCTGCTAAATGTGGGCGAAACGCTTGAGGAATACACGCGCAGCCGTTCGGAAGGTGCGCTTATCAACGCGCTATTGGACCTGCCCGAATCCGCTCAGCTTGTCGAAGGCGACACCGAGGTGCAGGTGCCCGCGAACACGCTGAAGCCCGGTCAGCTTATTGCCGTGCGCACCGGCATGCCCGTGTGCGTCGACGGCGTGGTGGTGCGCGGTTGCGCCATGGTCAACCAGGCGGCGCTTACCGGCGAGCCTTTGGCCGTGGAACGCACGGTCGGCGACGACGTGTTCGCCGGCACCGCGGTGGAAGATGGCGAGATCATCGTCGAAGTGAAGGCCAACGAGGGCGACACGAAGCTGCGCTCCATCGTCAACCTGGTGGAGCAGACCGAAACGTACAAGTCTGAAACGCAGTCGCGCATGGAGCATCTGGCCGACCGCATCGTGCCGTGGAACTTCCTGCTTGCCGGCATCGTGGCGCTGACCACGCGCAGCCTGGTGAAAACGTCGGCGGCGCTCATGGTTGACTACTCGTGCGCGCTGAAGCTTACCGGTTCCATCGCCGTGTTGTCCGCCATGAGCCAGTCGGCGCAGTCCGGCTTCACCGTGAAGGGCTCGCAGCATCTTGAGCGCATGGCCCAGGCCGACACCATCGTGTTCGACAAAACGGGCACGCTCACCGAGGCAACGCCTGAGGTGGCGCGCGTGCTCACGCTCGACGGCTGGGATGCCGACGAGGTGCTGCGCTTCGCCGCCTGCCTGGAAGAGCACTTCCCGCACCCGGTGGCTCGCGCCGTCGTGCGCGCCGCGGCCGAGAAGAACCTCGAGCACCGCGAACGCCATGCCGAGGTGGAGTACATCGTGGCGCACGGCATTGCCAGCTCGCTTGACGGCAAGCGCGTCGTCATCGGCTCGGAGCATTTCGTGGTCGAAGACGAGCAGGTGGAAATCTCCGAGGCCCATAAGGCGCTTATCGCCGAGCAGACCGAGGGGCTGTCGCCTTTGTACCTGGCCGTCGATGGCAAGCTTATGGGCGTCATCGGCGTGCAGGACCCGCTGAAGGCCGGCGTGCCCGAGGCCGTGGCCGAGCTGCGCCGCCTGGGCTTTACCCGCGTGGTCATGCTGACGGGCGACAACGAGCGCACGGCGGCGCGCATCGCCGAGCAGGCGGGCGTGACGGAATTCCGCGCTAACCTGCTGCCTGAAGACAAGTACGCGTTTATCGAGAACCTGAAGGCCCAGGGCGCGAACGTGGTCATGGTGGGCGACGGCGTCAACGACGCCCCGGCGCTGGCACTTGCCGACGTGGGCATTGCCATGGGGCAGGGCACCGCGGTGGCCAAGGAAGTAGCCGACATCACGCTGACTGGCGGCAACCTTGGCGCCATCGTGTCGCTGCGCCGCATGAGCGAGGGGCTGATGGAGCGCCTCGGCGGCAGCTTCAAGGCCGTCATGCTCATCAACTCGGGGCTGCTTGCGGCGGGCATCGCCGGCGTCATCACGCCCCAGATGTCCTCGCTTCTGCACAACGCCTCAACGGTGACGCTGTCCATGCGCAATTCCAAGCGCTACGACGTGTAA
- a CDS encoding DUF6110 family protein, which yields MKFGKRDGWMVAGGFVLGTLGVKALTSNTAKKCYVQGVAKSLQAKAAYQDVVEQAKAQVDDIVAEANYINESAKADQPEAAAE from the coding sequence ATGAAGTTCGGTAAGCGTGATGGTTGGATGGTCGCTGGCGGTTTCGTGCTGGGCACGCTGGGCGTGAAGGCGCTCACCAGCAACACGGCCAAGAAGTGCTACGTGCAGGGCGTTGCGAAGAGCCTGCAGGCCAAGGCTGCCTACCAGGACGTCGTTGAGCAGGCCAAGGCCCAGGTCGACGACATCGTTGCCGAGGCCAACTACATCAACGAGTCCGCTAAGGCCGACCAGCCCGAGGCTGCTGCGGAATAG
- the yihA gene encoding ribosome biogenesis GTP-binding protein YihA/YsxC, whose amino-acid sequence MNFNKVAFERSFGISSQLPPSTLPEVAFAGRSNVGKSSMLNALFGRKSLAKVSQKPGKTSTINFFATDTARFVDLPGYGYARVAKSEKGRWAELIEGYFNQDRNFALVVSLVDIRHEAQQLDLNMIGFLQEAGLPFAVVLTKADKLSKNQQNKQAALLRRQLALPDDVPMLVTSSEKKIGFDNLRKLIEQACEG is encoded by the coding sequence ATGAATTTCAACAAAGTAGCGTTCGAGCGCTCGTTCGGTATCTCTTCGCAGCTGCCGCCCTCGACGCTTCCGGAAGTGGCGTTCGCCGGGCGCTCGAACGTGGGCAAGTCTTCTATGCTCAACGCCCTGTTCGGACGCAAAAGCCTGGCGAAAGTGTCGCAGAAGCCCGGCAAAACGTCCACCATCAACTTCTTCGCCACCGACACGGCGCGTTTCGTGGACCTGCCCGGCTACGGCTACGCGCGCGTGGCGAAGTCGGAAAAGGGCCGCTGGGCCGAGCTGATCGAGGGCTACTTCAACCAGGACCGCAACTTCGCGCTGGTGGTAAGCCTGGTGGACATCCGCCACGAGGCACAGCAGCTTGACCTGAACATGATCGGGTTTTTGCAGGAAGCGGGGCTGCCGTTCGCCGTGGTTCTGACGAAGGCCGACAAGCTGTCGAAAAACCAGCAGAACAAGCAGGCCGCCCTGCTGCGCCGCCAGCTTGCGCTGCCCGACGACGTGCCCATGCTGGTAACGTCAAGCGAGAAGAAAATCGGCTTCGACAACCTTCGCAAGCTGATCGAGCAGGCCTGCGAAGGATAA
- a CDS encoding coiled-coil domain-containing protein produces the protein MQQEMKLSRRIAGGAVAAVLTCGLMIPQAAFAEPDSASKQAEAQAVLASLNSMQMELDQASANYGEALAEQEAAQQSADEAQTRIDEINVEIADVQSRLGDRAHSMYRSGAASFLDLLLGSTSFSEFATNWDLLNKVNNNDAELVQKNKDLRDEAQQQKDTFDEQTRIAAQKADEAKQLQDEAQSTVNSMQATYDSLSAEVAELVAQEKAAQEAAAAAQAQQTVEQSANQAASNGNGGSNDGGSNGGYIDNGGSSDGGSNNGGGSNDGYIGNGGSSNGGSSSSQPSYNPSTGNAVVDRAYSKIGCWYSWGAVGPDTFDCSGLVSYALTGSYSRLGTTYTFMAWPQVSDPQPGDICTSSYHCGIYIGGGQMIHAPQQGEQVKVGPVQSDMIIVRCPW, from the coding sequence ATGCAGCAAGAAATGAAATTGAGCAGGCGCATCGCCGGAGGGGCGGTTGCGGCTGTTTTGACGTGTGGCCTCATGATTCCGCAGGCCGCCTTTGCCGAGCCCGATTCCGCTTCGAAGCAGGCCGAGGCTCAGGCCGTGCTGGCTTCTTTGAACTCCATGCAGATGGAGCTTGACCAAGCGTCTGCAAACTACGGCGAGGCTCTGGCCGAACAGGAAGCTGCTCAGCAGTCTGCCGACGAGGCTCAAACTCGCATCGATGAAATCAACGTTGAAATCGCCGACGTGCAGTCCCGTTTGGGCGATCGCGCTCACAGCATGTATCGCTCCGGCGCCGCATCGTTTTTGGACCTGTTGCTTGGTTCCACGTCATTTTCCGAGTTCGCCACGAACTGGGACCTGCTGAACAAGGTCAACAACAACGATGCCGAGCTGGTGCAGAAGAACAAGGATCTGCGCGATGAGGCTCAGCAGCAGAAGGACACGTTCGACGAGCAAACGCGCATCGCGGCCCAGAAGGCCGATGAAGCCAAGCAACTTCAGGATGAAGCTCAGTCCACGGTGAACTCCATGCAGGCTACCTACGACAGCTTGTCTGCCGAGGTTGCCGAGCTTGTTGCCCAGGAGAAGGCGGCGCAGGAGGCGGCAGCTGCCGCCCAGGCGCAACAGACCGTTGAACAGTCTGCAAACCAGGCTGCTAGCAACGGCAACGGCGGAAGCAACGATGGCGGCAGCAACGGCGGCTACATCGATAACGGCGGCAGTTCCGACGGCGGCAGCAACAATGGCGGCGGTAGCAACGACGGCTACATCGGTAACGGCGGCAGCTCTAACGGCGGCAGCTCTTCCAGCCAGCCCAGCTACAACCCGTCAACTGGCAATGCTGTCGTCGATCGCGCTTACAGCAAGATTGGCTGCTGGTACTCGTGGGGCGCTGTTGGCCCGGATACGTTTGACTGCTCCGGTCTGGTCAGCTATGCGCTGACGGGCAGTTATTCGCGCTTGGGCACCACGTATACGTTCATGGCGTGGCCGCAGGTTTCCGATCCGCAGCCGGGTGACATTTGCACCAGCTCGTACCACTGCGGTATCTATATTGGCGGTGGCCAAATGATTCATGCTCCGCAGCAAGGTGAGCAAGTTAAGGTCGGGCCCGTCCAAAGCGACATGATTATCGTTCGCTGCCCCTGGTAG
- the rnhA gene encoding ribonuclease HI gives MHVDLYSDGASRGNPGPGGYGSILRFVDSKGGVHEREFSQGYRCTTNNRMELLGAIVALEALKRPCHVTLYSDSQYLVNAFNQHWVDGWLKRGWKNSQKQPVKNVDLWKRMLEAKQPHDVEFVWVKGHAGHPENERCDQLATTAADDPTRHKEDAGFRG, from the coding sequence ATGCATGTTGATTTGTATTCCGATGGGGCTTCTCGGGGCAACCCTGGTCCTGGGGGGTACGGCAGCATCTTGCGGTTCGTGGACAGCAAGGGCGGCGTGCACGAGCGCGAATTCTCGCAGGGGTACCGCTGCACTACGAACAACCGCATGGAGCTGCTTGGCGCCATCGTTGCGCTTGAGGCGCTCAAGCGGCCTTGCCACGTAACGCTGTACTCCGACTCGCAGTACCTGGTGAACGCGTTCAACCAGCACTGGGTTGACGGGTGGCTTAAGCGCGGGTGGAAGAATTCGCAAAAGCAGCCTGTGAAAAACGTCGATTTGTGGAAGCGCATGCTTGAGGCCAAGCAACCGCACGACGTTGAGTTCGTGTGGGTGAAAGGCCATGCCGGGCACCCGGAAAACGAGCGCTGCGACCAGCTGGCAACAACGGCCGCCGACGACCCGACACGCCACAAGGAGGACGCGGGTTTTCGCGGGTAA
- a CDS encoding methionine--tRNA ligase translates to MATTQNNVSPVTWPKRAVVTAGMPYGNKPLHFGHVAGVFVPADCFARFLRDRIGAENVRFISGTDCFGSPINEGYRKLVEAGEFTGTIEEYVERNHSKQKATLDSYDISLNIYEGSNIGHSGEVHQGISEAFIKKLHENGWLHKRSTLQFYDPQAGTFLNGRQVQGHCPVQGCKSEHAYADECDLGHSFAPEDLIAPKSSLTGVTPEMRPVENWYFDLPAFTEFLKKHVEALEADPEVRPIVPQTIKEFLAPPVVYIKNELHDQYLAIADKLPHHVFHEAEKGKQSFEIEFDNIDDRDAARDVLTGAQIRFRTGKALVPFRITGNIEWGVKAPVIDGLEGLTVWCWPESLWAPMSFTMAVNDKMGLPRGSWRDFWCSEDSEVYQFIGQDNLYFYGVAQPALIEALRPGDILTPGETDHPIRQTKLVANHHILLGNKKASSSGAVKPPTADELLEYYTVEQLRAHFLALGLDQKSVGFKPKPFDPDESKREDPRVADPVLKEGALLTNVFNRLARSCFYEAQKNFEGWMPLGRVSDEVRERAHAVMSEYDATMHKVELHTIMSIMDTFIRWANKYWTDNIRTAEKEGDEVLRRQVLVDCFYLLRVATLLMHPVVPKGCEKIADYLSFEFEDFFSWNFDFEDMNELCHGLELEDGRHRIRELPPRFDFFSKHPSQFK, encoded by the coding sequence ATGGCAACAACGCAAAACAACGTCTCGCCGGTGACGTGGCCGAAGCGCGCGGTGGTTACCGCGGGCATGCCGTACGGCAACAAGCCGCTGCATTTCGGGCACGTTGCCGGCGTGTTCGTGCCGGCCGACTGCTTCGCGCGCTTTTTGCGCGACCGCATCGGCGCCGAAAACGTTCGCTTCATCAGCGGAACCGACTGCTTCGGCTCTCCCATCAACGAGGGCTACCGCAAGTTGGTGGAAGCCGGCGAGTTCACCGGCACCATCGAGGAATACGTCGAGCGCAACCACAGCAAGCAGAAGGCCACACTTGACTCCTACGACATCAGCCTGAACATCTACGAAGGTTCCAACATCGGGCATTCCGGCGAGGTGCATCAGGGCATCAGCGAGGCGTTCATTAAGAAGCTGCACGAAAACGGCTGGCTGCACAAGCGCTCCACGCTGCAGTTCTACGACCCGCAGGCGGGCACGTTCCTCAACGGTCGCCAGGTGCAGGGCCACTGTCCCGTGCAGGGCTGCAAGTCCGAGCACGCCTACGCCGACGAGTGCGACCTTGGCCACAGCTTCGCGCCTGAAGACCTTATCGCGCCGAAGTCGTCGCTGACGGGCGTCACGCCCGAGATGCGCCCGGTGGAGAACTGGTACTTCGATCTGCCGGCGTTCACGGAGTTTCTGAAGAAGCATGTCGAAGCGCTTGAGGCCGACCCCGAGGTGCGCCCCATCGTGCCGCAAACTATCAAGGAGTTTCTGGCCCCGCCGGTTGTGTACATCAAAAACGAGCTGCACGACCAGTACCTGGCCATTGCCGACAAGCTGCCGCACCACGTGTTCCACGAGGCCGAGAAGGGCAAGCAGTCCTTCGAGATCGAATTCGACAACATCGACGACCGCGACGCGGCGCGCGACGTGCTTACCGGCGCGCAAATCCGTTTTCGCACGGGCAAGGCGCTGGTGCCGTTCCGCATCACCGGCAACATCGAATGGGGCGTGAAGGCCCCGGTCATCGACGGCCTTGAGGGCCTGACGGTGTGGTGCTGGCCTGAAAGCCTGTGGGCCCCCATGAGCTTCACCATGGCCGTGAACGACAAGATGGGCCTGCCGCGCGGCAGTTGGCGCGATTTCTGGTGCTCTGAGGACTCCGAGGTGTACCAGTTCATCGGCCAGGACAACCTGTACTTCTACGGCGTGGCCCAGCCGGCGCTCATCGAGGCGCTGCGCCCCGGCGACATCCTGACGCCGGGCGAGACGGACCATCCCATTCGCCAAACGAAGCTGGTGGCGAACCACCATATTCTGCTGGGGAACAAGAAGGCCTCGTCATCGGGCGCGGTGAAGCCGCCTACGGCCGATGAGCTGCTTGAGTACTACACGGTCGAGCAGCTGCGCGCGCACTTTCTGGCGCTTGGCCTTGACCAGAAGTCCGTGGGATTCAAGCCCAAGCCGTTCGACCCCGACGAGTCCAAGCGCGAAGACCCGCGCGTTGCCGACCCGGTGCTCAAAGAGGGCGCGCTGCTCACGAACGTGTTCAACCGTCTGGCCCGCAGCTGCTTCTACGAGGCGCAGAAGAACTTCGAGGGCTGGATGCCGCTCGGCCGCGTTTCCGACGAGGTGCGCGAGCGCGCTCACGCGGTTATGTCGGAGTACGACGCCACTATGCACAAGGTGGAGCTGCACACCATCATGTCCATCATGGACACGTTCATCCGTTGGGCGAACAAGTACTGGACGGACAACATCCGCACGGCTGAGAAGGAAGGCGACGAGGTGCTGCGCCGCCAGGTGCTGGTGGATTGCTTCTACCTGCTGCGCGTGGCTACGCTGCTTATGCATCCGGTGGTGCCGAAGGGCTGCGAGAAGATCGCCGACTACTTAAGCTTCGAGTTCGAGGACTTCTTCAGCTGGAATTTCGACTTCGAGGACATGAACGAGCTGTGCCACGGTCTGGAGCTTGAAGACGGCCGCCATCGCATCCGCGAGCTGCCCCCGCGCTTTGACTTCTTCAGCAAACACCCGTCGCAATTTAAGTAG
- the rho gene encoding transcription termination factor Rho, with product MSEDQNVTEAPAVEASVAEASAAAAPVKRRPGRPRKRPAAEDAAGAEAAGKQEAPANAEEAPKTPAKRRPGRPRKKIETAPVGEHAAEKAEAAAADQEKPTQPVEKSEVEKPARKTRTRRTRVKRDAAEESAEVATAAEPAVAAETADEALQAKAEHKASDAPATDEAPAKAQDAPQGEAAGEAADAKDAQDMAPGRAARAARTPRKSVRASGSAHADRDGRKQRDGGERAEGRNDKNNRHNNDRNDRDQRDQRNDRNNNDRKNRNDKNNRHDRHQRNNNREVVPSVTKEDLAKLKVAELRAKAAELDVDVAGLKKAELVDAVFDATMKAEGFIEVEGILDILQDGYGFLRTNGYLPSEQDCYVGLSTIRRNGLRKGDKITGTTRPARPNEKYAAVQKVLTINGVAAEEVGKRVRFGDLTPVYPDECLTMEHGKSTITARVIDLVSPIGKGQRGLIVSPPKAGKTTILKDIAAAISANNPEVHLMCLLVDERPEEVTDMQRSIKGEVISSTFDMPTENHIQVSELVIERAKRLVEDGKDVVVLLDSLTRLARAYNLAQPASGRILSGGVDSTALYPPKKFLGAARNIEGGGSLTILASALVETGSKMDEVIFEEFKGTGNMELKLDRNLADRRIFPAIDPVASGTRKEDLLLNPQEAPLIWAVRRILANTNNTERAMDMLIKSLKRTNDNTEFLMRAAKKAQHSNGVANLDF from the coding sequence ATGAGCGAAGACCAGAATGTGACGGAGGCCCCGGCCGTCGAGGCCTCCGTCGCCGAGGCCTCTGCTGCCGCGGCGCCCGTGAAGCGCCGCCCGGGACGTCCGCGCAAGCGTCCCGCTGCCGAAGACGCCGCCGGGGCCGAAGCTGCCGGCAAGCAGGAAGCGCCGGCAAACGCCGAAGAGGCTCCCAAAACGCCGGCGAAGCGCCGCCCGGGTCGTCCGCGCAAGAAGATCGAGACGGCCCCCGTTGGCGAACATGCTGCCGAAAAGGCAGAAGCCGCGGCTGCTGACCAGGAAAAACCTACGCAGCCTGTCGAAAAATCCGAAGTTGAGAAACCTGCCCGCAAAACGCGCACGCGCCGCACGCGCGTGAAGCGAGATGCTGCCGAGGAGAGTGCCGAGGTCGCAACGGCTGCCGAGCCCGCTGTCGCGGCAGAGACTGCCGACGAGGCGCTGCAGGCCAAGGCGGAGCACAAGGCTTCCGATGCCCCGGCAACCGACGAGGCGCCCGCAAAGGCCCAGGACGCGCCGCAAGGCGAAGCGGCCGGCGAAGCTGCCGACGCCAAGGACGCTCAGGACATGGCGCCCGGTCGTGCCGCGCGTGCTGCGCGCACGCCGCGCAAGTCGGTGCGCGCTTCCGGTTCCGCGCATGCCGATCGCGACGGTCGCAAACAGCGCGACGGCGGCGAGCGTGCCGAAGGCCGCAACGACAAGAACAACCGCCACAACAACGATCGCAACGACCGCGACCAGCGTGACCAGCGCAACGATCGCAACAACAACGATCGCAAGAACCGCAACGACAAGAACAACCGCCACGACCGCCATCAGCGCAACAACAACCGCGAGGTTGTGCCCAGCGTCACGAAGGAGGACCTGGCCAAGCTCAAGGTTGCCGAGCTGCGCGCGAAGGCCGCCGAGCTTGACGTCGACGTTGCGGGCCTGAAGAAGGCCGAGCTTGTCGACGCCGTATTCGACGCCACCATGAAGGCCGAAGGCTTCATCGAGGTCGAGGGCATTTTGGACATCCTGCAGGATGGCTACGGTTTCTTGCGCACGAACGGCTATCTGCCCAGCGAGCAGGACTGCTACGTGGGCCTGTCCACCATCCGCCGCAACGGTCTGCGCAAAGGCGACAAGATCACGGGCACCACGCGCCCGGCGCGCCCGAACGAGAAGTACGCCGCCGTGCAGAAGGTGCTCACCATCAACGGCGTTGCCGCCGAGGAAGTGGGCAAGCGCGTGCGCTTCGGCGACCTGACGCCGGTGTACCCCGACGAGTGCCTGACCATGGAGCACGGCAAGTCCACCATCACGGCGCGCGTCATCGACCTGGTCAGCCCCATCGGCAAGGGCCAGCGCGGCCTCATCGTCAGCCCTCCGAAGGCCGGCAAGACCACTATCTTGAAGGACATTGCGGCTGCCATCAGCGCAAACAATCCGGAAGTGCACCTTATGTGCCTGCTGGTTGACGAGCGCCCCGAGGAAGTCACGGACATGCAGCGCTCCATCAAGGGCGAGGTCATCTCTTCCACGTTCGACATGCCCACGGAAAACCACATCCAGGTGTCAGAGCTGGTCATCGAGCGTGCGAAGCGTCTGGTGGAAGACGGCAAAGACGTGGTGGTGCTGCTTGACAGCCTCACGCGCCTGGCGCGTGCCTACAACCTGGCGCAGCCGGCGTCTGGCCGCATCCTGTCGGGTGGCGTCGATTCCACGGCCCTGTACCCGCCGAAGAAGTTCTTGGGCGCAGCCCGCAACATCGAAGGCGGCGGCAGCCTGACCATCCTGGCGTCTGCCCTGGTGGAAACGGGTTCGAAGATGGACGAGGTCATCTTCGAGGAGTTCAAGGGCACGGGCAACATGGAGCTCAAGCTCGACCGCAACCTGGCCGACCGCCGCATTTTCCCGGCAATCGACCCGGTGGCTTCGGGCACGCGCAAGGAGGATCTGCTGCTCAATCCGCAGGAGGCCCCGCTTATCTGGGCGGTGCGCCGCATCCTGGCGAACACGAACAACACCGAGCGCGCCATGGACATGCTCATCAAGTCCTTGAAGCGCACGAACGACAACACCGAGTTTTTGATGCGCGCCGCGAAGAAGGCGCAGCATTCTAACGGTGTCGCAAACTTAGATTTCTAA
- the fsa gene encoding fructose-6-phosphate aldolase gives MKFFLDTADLAEIEEAASWGALAGVTTNPSLYAKIGGKLDDFHNHMKRICDIVGPDCPVSAESVAMTRDEIVADGRKLAEIAPNIVVKVPTMVEGLAATHTLAAEGIPVNMTLCFSVPQALLAARAGARYISPFIGRFDDISEDGLAQVENIVTAINNYDFTANTVNGEQVEIIAASVRSANHVTQAALMGADIATVPFNVLKKMVQHPLTDRGLDTFMKDWEKVANA, from the coding sequence GTGAAGTTCTTTCTGGACACGGCTGATCTAGCCGAAATCGAAGAGGCCGCAAGCTGGGGCGCCCTGGCCGGCGTCACCACCAACCCCTCGCTGTACGCGAAAATCGGCGGCAAGCTCGACGACTTCCACAACCACATGAAGCGCATCTGCGACATCGTCGGCCCTGACTGCCCGGTGTCCGCCGAATCCGTGGCCATGACGCGCGACGAGATCGTGGCCGACGGCCGCAAGCTGGCCGAGATCGCGCCGAACATCGTCGTGAAGGTCCCCACCATGGTTGAGGGCCTGGCAGCCACGCACACGCTGGCCGCCGAGGGCATCCCGGTGAACATGACGCTGTGCTTCAGCGTGCCGCAGGCGCTTCTGGCTGCCCGCGCCGGCGCCCGCTACATCAGCCCGTTCATCGGCCGCTTCGACGACATCTCCGAAGACGGTCTGGCGCAGGTGGAAAACATCGTCACGGCCATCAACAACTACGACTTCACGGCCAACACCGTCAACGGCGAGCAGGTCGAGATCATCGCCGCATCCGTGCGCAGTGCCAACCATGTGACGCAGGCCGCGCTCATGGGCGCCGACATCGCCACCGTGCCGTTCAACGTGCTGAAGAAGATGGTGCAGCACCCGCTGACCGACCGCGGCCTGGACACCTTCATGAAGGACTGGGAGAAGGTAGCTAACGCATGA
- the hisI gene encoding phosphoribosyl-AMP cyclohydrolase, translated as MQAQLPELKYNADGLIPCIVQDVETREVLMMAWMNAESLQLTLERGETVFWSRSRQELWHKGVTSGNTQKITELRYDCDADTLLALVHPAGPACHTGATSCFFRTLKAF; from the coding sequence ATGCAAGCACAGCTTCCCGAGTTGAAATACAACGCCGATGGGCTTATCCCGTGCATCGTGCAGGATGTCGAAACGCGCGAGGTGCTGATGATGGCGTGGATGAACGCCGAAAGCTTGCAGCTTACGCTTGAGCGCGGCGAGACGGTGTTTTGGAGCCGCAGCCGCCAAGAACTGTGGCACAAAGGCGTCACCAGCGGAAACACGCAGAAGATCACCGAGCTGCGCTACGATTGCGACGCCGATACGCTGCTTGCGCTTGTGCACCCGGCCGGCCCCGCCTGCCATACCGGCGCCACCAGCTGCTTCTTCCGCACGCTGAAGGCGTTCTAA
- the hisF gene encoding imidazole glycerol phosphate synthase subunit HisF encodes MLAKRVIPCMDVKDGRVVKGVNFVNLRDAGDPIELAQRYDEQRADEVIFLDITATSDKRETTVDLASRASAQLHLPYCVGGGFRSVADIRRMIAAGADKVSVNSAAVANPQLITDAAAAFGGQAILCAIDAKRRADNPNKWEVYVHGGRTATGIDAVEWAAEAARRGAGEILLTSMDRDGSKDGFDCALTRAVARAVDIPVIASGGVGKLEHFAEGIIDGEADAVLAASVFHFGEFTVRQVKEYMRSQGIPVRL; translated from the coding sequence ATGCTAGCGAAACGCGTTATCCCGTGCATGGACGTGAAGGACGGCCGCGTGGTCAAGGGCGTGAACTTCGTGAACCTGCGCGATGCGGGCGACCCCATCGAGCTGGCACAGCGCTACGACGAGCAGCGCGCCGACGAGGTCATCTTCCTTGACATCACCGCCACGTCCGACAAGCGCGAAACCACTGTTGACCTGGCCAGCCGCGCCAGTGCGCAGCTGCATCTGCCGTATTGCGTTGGCGGCGGCTTCCGCAGCGTGGCCGACATCCGCCGCATGATAGCCGCCGGCGCCGACAAGGTGTCGGTCAACAGCGCGGCGGTGGCGAATCCCCAGCTCATCACGGATGCGGCTGCGGCGTTCGGCGGCCAGGCCATTCTGTGCGCCATCGACGCGAAGCGTCGTGCCGACAACCCGAACAAGTGGGAAGTCTACGTGCACGGCGGGCGCACGGCCACGGGCATCGACGCGGTGGAGTGGGCCGCCGAGGCAGCCCGCCGGGGCGCGGGTGAGATCCTGCTTACCAGCATGGACCGCGACGGCAGCAAAGACGGCTTCGACTGCGCGCTGACCAGGGCCGTTGCACGCGCGGTCGACATTCCCGTCATCGCCAGCGGCGGCGTGGGCAAGCTCGAGCACTTCGCCGAGGGCATCATCGACGGCGAAGCCGACGCCGTGCTTGCCGCCAGCGTCTTCCACTTCGGCGAATTCACCGTCCGCCAGGTTAAGGAATACATGCGCTCCCAAGGCATTCCGGTGCGCCTGTAG